A section of the Nitrososphaerota archaeon genome encodes:
- a CDS encoding DNA-binding protein translates to MISMEETKQIAQQPPYTYFVRNDPIMPSALDVFTIINKHGKAVLLAKGLNIPAAVAIANIIVEKMLHNSCKLDHIKLDSENEFGKRMLSTIEISISKN, encoded by the coding sequence ATGATTAGTATGGAAGAAACAAAACAGATCGCACAACAACCCCCATACACATATTTTGTAAGAAACGATCCAATAATGCCATCCGCATTAGATGTCTTTACCATCATAAATAAACATGGCAAAGCCGTCTTACTTGCAAAAGGTCTCAACATACCGGCAGCAGTAGCAATTGCAAATATCATAGTGGAAAAAATGCTTCACAATTCGTGCAAGCTAGACCACATCAAGTTAGACTCTGAGAATGAGTTTGGCAAAAGAATGCTATCTACAATAGAGATTTCTATTTCAAAGAACTAG
- a CDS encoding transcriptional regulator has product MLLPAEIESKTLIPALRAILAKKLAEDHKVREDEISKMLGVTQAAISNYIRGTRGDPKLIEKLVSDKQVSEMINELSDRLSSDMAYTPSSLAKFISLCNYIKSSLLICEIHHKLESNIDEAICKECENMLLKGPGSVY; this is encoded by the coding sequence ATGTTACTTCCTGCCGAAATAGAATCAAAGACGTTGATTCCAGCGCTTCGTGCGATATTGGCAAAAAAGCTTGCTGAAGACCACAAAGTTCGAGAAGACGAGATATCAAAAATGCTCGGAGTAACACAGGCTGCAATAAGCAACTACATTCGAGGAACGCGCGGTGATCCAAAACTTATCGAGAAACTCGTCTCAGACAAACAAGTATCTGAGATGATAAACGAACTCTCAGACCGACTATCATCAGACATGGCATACACCCCATCTAGCTTGGCAAAATTCATCAGTCTTTGTAATTACATCAAATCCAGTCTTTTGATTTGTGAGATTCACCACAAACTTGAATCCAACATTGATGAGGCAATCTGCAAGGAATGCGAAAACATGTTGCTAAAGGGCCCAGGCTCTGTATACTAG
- a CDS encoding asparagine synthase, whose translation MQKIFELLWNAANSCTAKHLALSGGLDSTILAYLLKEKKQDCLVIISKDHIAHDLTYSQMAAKQFGLTLSIHTYDISQILDAVEQTIKILGNFNDIEIRNNIVPYLAISEVKKLGFDKIITGDGADELFAGYNFLISKSDDELKKDLARIVKIMHFPSQKIGKELGVTVESPFCHADIVEFARELLPDELVGSHNGKKYGKFILRKTFEGLIPNNIAWRQKSPMQEGSGTQGLTEFFDGVIPDDTFFEKAKKIKLSDNVIIRSKESMHYYEIFKKYHTLKQSFDNFCPDCHYKIEENSRFCRMCGRFPV comes from the coding sequence ATGCAAAAGATTTTTGAGCTCTTATGGAATGCAGCAAATTCCTGTACAGCAAAACACTTGGCACTATCTGGCGGATTGGACAGCACAATACTTGCATATCTTCTCAAGGAAAAAAAACAAGACTGTCTTGTAATAATATCAAAGGATCACATTGCACATGATCTGACATATTCCCAGATGGCGGCAAAACAGTTTGGACTAACATTATCCATACACACCTATGATATCTCGCAGATCCTAGACGCAGTAGAGCAGACAATCAAGATTCTTGGTAATTTCAACGATATTGAAATAAGAAATAACATAGTTCCATATCTGGCAATATCTGAGGTGAAAAAACTTGGATTTGACAAAATAATAACAGGCGATGGTGCCGATGAGCTCTTTGCAGGGTATAATTTTCTAATATCAAAGTCAGACGATGAACTAAAAAAAGATCTGGCAAGAATTGTAAAAATTATGCATTTCCCATCACAAAAAATAGGCAAAGAACTTGGTGTTACAGTCGAGTCGCCGTTTTGCCATGCCGACATAGTGGAATTTGCAAGGGAACTTTTGCCAGACGAGCTCGTAGGGAGTCATAATGGCAAAAAATATGGCAAATTTATCCTAAGAAAGACCTTTGAAGGTTTAATTCCAAATAACATAGCATGGCGCCAAAAATCCCCCATGCAGGAAGGTTCTGGGACTCAAGGGCTAACAGAATTCTTTGATGGTGTAATTCCAGATGATACGTTCTTTGAAAAGGCAAAAAAAATCAAGCTAAGTGATAATGTAATCATTAGAAGCAAGGAATCCATGCATTACTACGAAATTTTCAAAAAATATCACACCTTAAAGCAATCTTTTGATAATTTTTGCCCAGACTGCCATTATAAGATTGAGGAAAACTCTAGATTCTGCAGAATGTGCGGTAGATTTCCAGTATAG